AAGCTCCTGGTTAGTGGCCACAActgttccctgcccagctgctgacATATCTGTGGcacacctcctgctgccctgagtgGCTGGATGGTGTTAAGGGCATCCTTCCACCTGGGGTCCTGTGGGAGGATTAATTTATGTATGGCTTTTGAAAGGGCAGAGGCTTGGGGGCTTTGCCACCAGCAGGGTGGGGGTATCCATTCTGATAATTCCCTCACCAGGGAGTCAATCTCCAGAGCAGGATGGTCTCCCCTTCTTAGAAAACCTGTGTCCACCCtttgtgctgccacagcacCTTCCACTTCCCACACCTTCCCAGAGGAACCTGCCTTCACTGTCAGTGGGCAGGATGCTGTGACTGACCCCATTGTTCCTATgctgttttccaggattttggcAGCCTGTCCAacctgcaggtgacacagccTACAGTGGGAATGAACTTCAAGACACCCCGAGGAGCTCTCTGAGTCAGTCCCTATGTGTTGCTTTTCCAATAAACGTGAGGAAACCATCTCAGCCTGCCTGCTCTTCAGACACCCAAGGGATGAGGGAGGGTGGGTTCTTGGGGTGCTGCATTGGGGCACGTGGATGATTTAACACCTTTGGTGTGGCAGCATCTTTTTGCGTTCTTTCATGGCAGTTTGGGGTGTGAGGTGCAAAGCTGTTTTTTAGAGGCTCTCCTGCCTTTGGTGGCTCCTTGGAGCTTGTGGGAGCCCATCCTAGGTTTGCCTGTGCTTCTTCCAGGTGGACAGCCCAAGGAACAGGCTGTGCCACAATAAAAGTTGGTTTTTATAACCTTATTGGTAACTTTAAAGTGCTTAAATGTAAGGGAGAAGTCTTACATTTCCGTGATTAAATGAAAGTAAGGAGACCTTGGTGTGTCCCTCTAAGGAAAACTTGCTTAAACTAGTTAAACATAGGttaaaccaccaccaccacctcaccctggaataaaaagaaaacattttgtgttttgaggAGGAATGTCTGTATTTATGTTTGTTGTGAAATTTAGTTTAAGTAGTTACTTAAAGAAGCAAATACTGCAGTAACTGTAGCCAGTACTTAAATAACACATTGAATACTCTGAGCTGCAGTTAGATAATATATAAATCATCTGGCAGCTCTTAGAGTGAAGTttttgctgctccagctgcccgTTCCTTAcaatttcctcttcattttggTCTTCTTGCAGTACCTGCTAAATTTGCTTTGAACCCAGTAGGCTGCATAGCCTGAGGTGCCAGGGATAAAGTCATGGAGTTCCCCCTCGTATTTCTTCATGTCCCGTGCAGAGGCATAAcctgcagagggaaaatggGCTGAGTCCCTGCTCCATCTGCCCCATCTGCAGCCCTTTCCAGGTGTATTTACCTGTCACCATGTTATTTATTGGGTATTTCTGGAGGGCACGGTATGGAAATTCTCCCTGGGCAAGTGCTTCAGAGTCTGTTTCTTCACTGTTGTatcaggaggggaaaaaaaaatctatgttaGTTCCTATGTGTTAGGACTGCTTGGAATTGGGGATGCATATAAATCCCACCACCCATGATAGGAAAATACCTCTCAGCCAGGTCTAGTGCTTCCTCTGTTTCTTCCTCACAGCCATTacttgctgcttctgcttcgTCTGTCAGATTTTCATTGGTCTGTGAATATCAGCGCAAGCATGAGTTACAGTTGTGCCCTAGGTCACCTGCAGAGCATCTGGGACACACTCTGAGTGCATTGATTTTTAGGGCTCATGATTTCAAGCATAATTCAGAGTTAAATTTTAAATCTAAGGGCATTCCTTCTTCAAAAGTGCTGGGAAGTTGCTTTGAGAGGACAGAGGGCAGTGAcatgaggaaggaaaacaccACACCaaagggctgagctcagcctgtgGCAGCTGGAATTGAGAAACAGCACTCTCCTGGGAGACTAGATGTATCCGGGCAAGGGAGACAATCCTTCCACTGCTCTCCCCCTTGGGATGTCATGCTGGGagggacacacagcacagcaagcacAAGGAATCAGAATCaatcaggttggaaaagaccattgagtccaacccgTGACCAATCACCACCTTCCCAACTGGACCAGAGCACTGAGGGTCGTGTCCAATCATTCTGGACAGCTTGTTCCAATGCCTAATCACCCCttctgggaagaaattatttctgatgtgCAACCTCcacctctcctggtgcagctgaaGGCAGTGTCATCCTGTCCCTTGGTCCCTGGGAGCAGTGCCTGACCCCCACACTGTgccaccctcctgtcagggagctgtgcagagccagaaggtccctctgagcctccttttctccaggctgagcctccccagctccctcagctgttcctggtgctccagaccctctcttcccttctctgcacctgctccagcaccaaaATTGCCTTCCTGAATTTATTTAGGGGtacagaactgaacacagggCTCAAGTTGGGGCCTGTCCCTTCTctgcacctgctccagcaccaaaATGGCCTTCCTGAATTTAATTAGGGGTACAGAACTGAACATAGGGCTCAAGTTggagcctcagcagtgccaagtacaggggaAAAACCACTTCCTGATCCTGCTGGCTGCACTACTCTTGACACAGGCCAGGTGCCATTGGCATTCTTGGCCACCTGGACTCGTTTGGCTGCTGTTGATCAGCACTCCCAGGACCTTCCTTGCTGggctgctttccagccactcaTCTCAGCCTGTAGCTCTGCAGGGATTATTGTGGCCAAAGCGCAGGacccattgatccagcctgtccaggtccctctgcagagccttcctagCCTCCAGTAGAACCACACTCCCACTgagcttggtgtcatctgtgTATCTGCTAGTGGTGGCCTCAGTCCCCTCATTCAGATGGGAAATGGTGTCAAAAGCTCTCCTGATGTCCAGGTAGACatatccacagcctttccttcaTCCATGGAAGGAAATCAGGTTGGTCAGGTAGGACCTGCCCCTCCCAAATccatgctggctgggtctgatccCTTGGTTTTCCTGTTTGTACTGTGTGATGGCACTCAAGGTGATCTCCTCCATAACCTTCCCTGCCACAGGTCACACTGAAAGGCCTGTAATTCCCTGGATCCTCCTTCCAACCCTTCTTCTGGATGGGTGTCACATTGATACCTCATTGATACCTGGGTGCTCCCTAGGGAGCCAGGACTAAAGACAAATGATGAAGAGTGGCTTAGCAAGctcttcctccagctccctcctcactctgggatggatcccatccaGACCCATGGACTTGTGAGCATCTAAGTGGCACAGCAGGTCActgactgcctcctcctggatTTCTCGGGGTCcattctgctccccatccctgcctaCCACCTCGGGGGCTGTTTGTCCTGATACAATTGGTCTTAGTGttgaagactgaggcaaagaatGTGTTAAGTACTTCAGCCTTTTCCTAGTCTTTGGTGATGGACACTCCAATAAAAAATTGAGGTTTTCCTTGGTCCTCCTTTTGTTATTAAAGTATTTATAAAAGTATTATCCTTTACAGAGGTGGCCAGATTTAGTTCTAACTGAGCTTTCACCGCTTTAATTCTCTTTCTGCGTGACCTAAGGACATCCTTAAAGGCTTCCTGAGTTGCctgtcctctttttttcccagaattcctgTGAAAACTCCCTGCTCAGCGCAAGCTCATCCTCCAGCACATACATGTGTAGTACAAATTTTTTATCTTACCTGTTCTTCAAGGGCATCTGCCTTCTCCCAAATAAACCAGCcaattttccttctgatttctGCCAAGAAGAAAACTAGTGACTGTGAGAGCATCAAAGAACAGGACTGTGGTGGTtgcaccctgcaggtgcctCTGGGGATAAACCCAAATGCACGGTCCTGCCCCTGGGCCGGGGAAATCGCAAGCACAAGATCAGAGTGGGCAAGAATGGATTGAAAGCAGCCTCGAGGAGAAGTACTTGGGAGTGCTGGTGGATGAAAAGCTCATGGATATGACCCAGCCACATGtccagtgtgggcagcaggtgaggggaggattctgcccctctgccccactcaggagcagcagttctcctccagctctggggtccccaacAAAAGGACATGGAGCTtctggagagagtccagagaaGGCCATGGACATGCTCCAAGGACTGGAGCcagactgggagagctgggggtgctcacccagagaagagaaggctccagggcctggagagggacttgggacaagtgcctggagtgacaggacaagggggaaagGCTTCAAACTGAGGGCAGGattagatgggatactgggaagaaattcttccctgtgagggtggtgagggtCTGGCACAGGtagcccagagcagctgtggctgccccatccctggcaatGTTCAAGGTCAAGCCATTCTGCGGCAATAGATGGATCATACTCTGCCCTCTGGGAGGAAAAGCCACTCccaagcagaaggaaaagtcCCTCCCTACAGATAAGGGACTGTCAGTTCTAGTTTGCACTGAGGCTGCACTCTTGGGggatttccctgggaaaataTCCCCAGATTAGTTTTTTGCCTGACCTTcttgcaggcaggcagggggcAGGACGAAGTGGCCCAGAAGCACCGAGGGCTTCTCTGTGGTGCCAGTGTCTGCACACACTGAGAGGTAACGGGAGTGAAAGACCGTGGCTCTGCCCTCCAAGTAACGGAGGCTCTCGTGTATGctgcaaaagagagaaagagagctgGTTTCCAAAGGACAACCTGGaagcaaaccaaaactgaaatgtTAAGAGGGGTGTTGTCATTAAACCTCCTCTGATATTTTTTGCCAAAAACACctgattttctgtgattt
The sequence above is drawn from the Ficedula albicollis isolate OC2 chromosome 10, FicAlb1.5, whole genome shotgun sequence genome and encodes:
- the C10H15orf43 gene encoding telomere repeats-binding bouquet formation protein 2 isoform X2 — translated: MFRGRRAWFSQSVSPGPRGLWDGGGTTTHWLDADYLFSSDAAHPDTRSIHESLRYLEGRATVFHSRYLSVCADTGTTEKPSVLLGHFVLPPACLQEEIRRKIGWFIWEKADALEEQTNENLTDEAEAASNGCEEETEEALDLAESSEETDSEALAQGEFPYRALQKYPINNMVTGYASARDMKKYEGELHDFIPGTSGYAAYWVQSKFSRYCKKTKMKRKL
- the C10H15orf43 gene encoding telomere repeats-binding bouquet formation protein 2 isoform X3, whose product is MFRGRRAWFSQSVSPGPRGLWADGGGTTTHWLDADYLFSSDAAHPDTRSIHESLRYLEGRATVFHSRYLSVCADTGTTEKPSVLLGHFVLPPACLQEEIRRKIGWFIWEKADALEEQTNENLTDEAEAASNGCEEETEEALDLAESEETDSEALAQGEFPYRALQKYPINNMVTGYASARDMKKYEGELHDFIPGTSGYAAYWVQSKFSRYCKKTKMKRKL
- the C10H15orf43 gene encoding telomere repeats-binding bouquet formation protein 2 isoform X1; translated protein: MFRGRRAWFSQSVSPGPRGLWADGGGTTTHWLDADYLFSSDAAHPDTRSIHESLRYLEGRATVFHSRYLSVCADTGTTEKPSVLLGHFVLPPACLQEEIRRKIGWFIWEKADALEEQTNENLTDEAEAASNGCEEETEEALDLAESSEETDSEALAQGEFPYRALQKYPINNMVTGYASARDMKKYEGELHDFIPGTSGYAAYWVQSKFSRYCKKTKMKRKL